From a single Streptomyces misionensis genomic region:
- the glyA gene encoding serine hydroxymethyltransferase gives MSVTIPYEADVLRAQDPELAEILAGELRRQSTALQLIAAENFTSPAVLAALGSPLANKYAEGYPGARHHGGCELVDMAERLAVERAKALFGARHANVQAHSGSSAVLAAYAALLRPGDTVLALGLPYGGHLTHGSPANFSGRWFDFVAYGVDAETGLIDHDQVRHLARNHRPKAIVCGSIAYPRHIDYAFFREVADEVGAYLIADAAHPIGLVAGGAAPSPVPYADLVCATTHKVLRGPRGGMILCGSELAERVDRAVFPFTQGGAQMHTIAAKAVAFGEAVTPAFAAYARQVVVNARALAARLAAEGFAVTTGGTDTHLLTVDPAPLGTDGRTARGRLAAAGIVLDCCALPHGDGRGLRLGTAAVTTQGMGEAEMALIAELAAAVVRGRADPAGARARVRELTGAFPPYPG, from the coding sequence ATGTCGGTCACCATCCCGTACGAGGCCGATGTGCTGCGGGCACAGGACCCGGAGCTGGCCGAGATCCTCGCGGGGGAGCTGCGACGGCAGTCGACGGCGTTGCAGCTGATCGCCGCCGAGAACTTCACCTCGCCTGCGGTGCTCGCCGCGCTCGGCTCGCCGCTCGCGAACAAGTACGCCGAGGGATACCCGGGCGCCCGGCACCACGGCGGCTGCGAACTCGTGGACATGGCCGAGCGGCTCGCCGTGGAGCGGGCCAAGGCGCTGTTCGGCGCCCGGCACGCCAATGTGCAGGCGCACTCGGGCTCCTCGGCCGTCCTCGCGGCGTACGCGGCGCTGCTGCGCCCCGGCGACACCGTGCTGGCCCTCGGACTGCCGTACGGCGGTCACCTCACCCATGGCTCGCCGGCCAACTTCTCCGGCCGCTGGTTCGACTTCGTCGCGTACGGCGTCGACGCCGAGACCGGGCTGATCGACCACGACCAGGTGCGCCATCTGGCACGCAACCACCGGCCGAAGGCGATCGTGTGCGGGTCGATCGCCTATCCGCGCCACATCGACTACGCCTTCTTCCGCGAGGTCGCCGACGAGGTCGGCGCCTATCTGATCGCGGACGCCGCGCATCCGATCGGCCTGGTCGCCGGCGGCGCGGCGCCGAGCCCGGTGCCGTACGCGGACCTGGTGTGCGCGACCACCCACAAGGTGCTGCGCGGCCCGCGCGGCGGCATGATCCTGTGCGGGAGCGAGCTGGCCGAGCGCGTGGACCGGGCGGTGTTCCCGTTCACGCAGGGCGGGGCGCAGATGCACACCATCGCCGCCAAGGCCGTCGCGTTCGGCGAGGCGGTCACCCCGGCGTTCGCCGCGTACGCCCGCCAGGTGGTCGTGAACGCGCGGGCGCTGGCCGCCCGGCTGGCCGCCGAGGGCTTCGCCGTCACCACGGGCGGCACGGACACCCATCTGCTCACCGTCGACCCGGCGCCGCTCGGCACGGACGGCCGTACCGCCCGCGGCCGGCTCGCCGCCGCCGGGATCGTGCTGGACTGCTGCGCGCTGCCGCACGGTGACGGCCGGGGCCTGCGCCTGGGCACGGCCGCGGTGACCACCCAGGGCATGGGAGAGGCGGAGATGGCGCTGATCGCGGAGCTGGCGGCCGCGGTGGTGCGCGGCCGGGCGGATCCCGCCGGGGCGCGGGCCCGGGTGCGCGAGCTGACCGGCGCGTTTCCGCCGTATCCCGGCTGA
- the prmC gene encoding peptide chain release factor N(5)-glutamine methyltransferase has protein sequence MNLLLAEVAQATQRLADAGVPSPRNDAEELAAFVHGVKRGELHSVKDADFDARYWEVIARREQREPLQHITGRAYFRYLELQVGPGVFVPRPETESVVGWAIDAVRAMDVVEPCIVDLCTGSGAIALALAQEVPRSRVHAVELSEDALRWTRKNVQGSRVDLRQGDALTAFPDLDGQVDLVISNPPYIPLTEWEYVAPEARDYDPELALFSGEDGLDLIRGIERTAHRLLRPGGVVVIEHADTQGGQVPWIFTEERGWADAADHPDLNNRPRFATARKALP, from the coding sequence GTGAACCTGCTGCTTGCAGAGGTGGCCCAGGCCACCCAGCGGCTGGCCGACGCCGGCGTGCCCTCGCCGCGCAACGACGCGGAGGAGCTCGCCGCGTTCGTGCACGGCGTCAAGCGCGGCGAACTGCACTCCGTGAAGGATGCGGACTTCGACGCCCGGTACTGGGAGGTCATCGCCCGGCGTGAGCAGCGCGAGCCGCTCCAGCACATCACCGGGCGGGCCTACTTCCGCTATCTGGAGCTCCAGGTCGGGCCGGGCGTCTTCGTCCCCCGGCCGGAGACCGAGTCGGTGGTCGGCTGGGCCATAGACGCCGTGCGCGCCATGGACGTCGTCGAGCCGTGCATCGTCGACCTGTGCACCGGCTCCGGCGCCATCGCGCTCGCCCTCGCCCAGGAGGTGCCGCGCTCCCGGGTGCACGCCGTGGAGCTGTCGGAGGACGCGCTGCGCTGGACCCGCAAGAACGTGCAGGGGTCCAGGGTGGACCTGCGCCAGGGCGACGCCCTGACCGCGTTCCCGGACCTCGACGGCCAGGTCGACCTGGTCATCTCCAACCCGCCGTACATCCCGCTCACCGAATGGGAGTACGTCGCCCCGGAGGCCCGCGACTACGACCCGGAGCTGGCGTTGTTCTCGGGCGAGGACGGCCTCGACCTGATCCGCGGCATCGAACGCACCGCGCACCGGCTGCTGCGCCCCGGCGGGGTCGTCGTCATCGAGCACGCCGACACCCAGGGCGGCCAGGTGCCGTGGATCTTCACCGAGGAGCGGGGCTGGGCCGACGCGGCGGACCACCCCGACCTCAACAACCGGCCGAGGTTCGCCACCGCCCGCAAGGCGCTGCCGTGA
- a CDS encoding L-threonylcarbamoyladenylate synthase yields MARRYDTNDATDRVTGLREAASAVRRGELVVLPTDTVYGIGADAFSSEAVGDLLAAKGRGRTMPTPVLIGSPNTLHGLVTNFSEQAWDLVDAFWPGALTLVAKHQPSLQWDLGDTRGTVAVRMPLHPVAIELLTEVGPMAVSSANLTGHPAPENCDEAQGMLGDSVSVYLDGGPTPANVPSSIVDVSRDVPVLLREGALSADELRKVVPDLEVAN; encoded by the coding sequence ATGGCACGGCGATACGACACCAACGACGCGACCGACCGCGTGACGGGTCTGCGCGAGGCCGCGTCGGCCGTCCGCCGTGGCGAACTGGTGGTGCTGCCGACCGACACGGTCTACGGCATCGGCGCCGACGCGTTCTCCTCCGAGGCCGTCGGCGATCTGCTCGCCGCCAAGGGCCGGGGCCGCACCATGCCCACCCCGGTGCTCATCGGCTCCCCCAACACCCTGCACGGCCTCGTCACCAACTTCTCCGAGCAGGCCTGGGACCTGGTGGACGCGTTCTGGCCGGGCGCCCTGACGCTGGTCGCCAAGCACCAGCCGTCCCTCCAGTGGGACCTCGGCGACACCCGGGGCACGGTCGCGGTGCGGATGCCGTTGCACCCGGTCGCCATCGAACTGCTCACCGAGGTCGGCCCGATGGCGGTCTCCTCCGCCAACCTCACCGGCCACCCGGCGCCGGAGAACTGCGACGAGGCCCAGGGCATGCTCGGCGACTCCGTCTCCGTCTACCTCGACGGCGGGCCCACCCCGGCCAACGTGCCCTCGTCCATCGTCGACGTCTCCCGCGACGTGCCGGTGCTGCTGCGCGAGGGCGCTCTCTCGGCGGACGAGCTGCGCAAGGTCGTACCCGACCTTGAGGTGGCGAATTGA
- the rpmE gene encoding 50S ribosomal protein L31 has translation MKRDIHPEYVETQVSCTCGASFTTRSTIESGTIRAEVCSECHPFYTGKQKILDTGGRVARFEARFGKAAGSKK, from the coding sequence TTGAAGCGCGACATCCACCCCGAGTACGTCGAGACGCAGGTCAGCTGCACCTGTGGCGCGTCGTTCACCACCCGTAGCACCATCGAGTCCGGCACCATCCGGGCCGAGGTCTGCTCCGAGTGCCACCCGTTCTACACGGGCAAGCAGAAGATCCTCGACACCGGTGGCCGTGTGGCCCGCTTCGAGGCCCGCTTCGGCAAGGCTGCCGGCTCCAAGAAGTAG
- the prfA gene encoding peptide chain release factor 1: MFEAVEELVAEHADLEKKLADPSVHADQANARKLNKRYAELTPIVATYRSWKQTGDDIETARELAADDPDFAAEVKELEQQREELTEKLRLLLVPRDPSDDKDVILEIKAGAGGDESALFAGDLLRMYLRYAERVGWKTEIIDATESELGGYKDVQVAVKTRGQTEPGQGVWARLKYEGGVHRVQRVPATESQGRIHTSAAGVLVTPEAEEVDVEINPNDLRIDVYRSSGPGGQSVNTTDSAVRITHLPTGVVASCQNEKSQLQNKEQALRILRSRLLAAAQEEAEREAADARRSQVRTVDRSEKIRTYNFPENRISDHRVGFKAYNLDQVLDGDLDAVIQACVDADSAAKLAAA; the protein is encoded by the coding sequence ATGTTCGAGGCCGTCGAGGAACTCGTCGCCGAGCACGCCGATCTGGAGAAGAAGCTCGCCGACCCGTCGGTCCACGCCGATCAGGCGAACGCGCGCAAGCTGAACAAGCGCTACGCCGAGCTGACCCCGATCGTCGCCACGTACCGCTCCTGGAAGCAGACCGGCGACGACATCGAAACCGCGCGCGAGCTGGCCGCCGACGACCCCGACTTCGCCGCCGAGGTCAAGGAGCTGGAGCAGCAGCGCGAGGAGCTGACCGAGAAACTGCGCCTGCTGCTGGTGCCGCGCGACCCGAGTGACGACAAGGACGTCATCCTGGAGATCAAGGCGGGCGCGGGCGGCGACGAGTCGGCGCTGTTCGCCGGCGACCTGCTGCGCATGTACCTGCGCTACGCCGAGCGCGTCGGCTGGAAGACCGAGATCATCGACGCCACCGAGTCCGAGCTGGGCGGCTACAAGGACGTCCAGGTCGCGGTGAAGACCCGCGGGCAGACCGAGCCCGGCCAGGGCGTGTGGGCGCGGCTGAAGTACGAGGGCGGCGTGCACCGGGTGCAGCGGGTGCCGGCCACCGAGTCGCAGGGCCGTATCCACACCTCCGCCGCCGGTGTCCTCGTCACCCCCGAGGCCGAGGAGGTGGACGTGGAGATCAACCCCAACGACCTCCGCATCGACGTCTACCGCTCCTCCGGTCCCGGCGGCCAGTCGGTCAACACCACGGACTCCGCGGTGCGCATCACCCACCTGCCGACCGGTGTCGTCGCCTCCTGCCAGAACGAGAAGAGCCAGCTCCAGAACAAGGAGCAGGCCCTGCGCATCCTGCGCTCCAGGCTGCTCGCCGCGGCCCAGGAGGAGGCCGAGCGGGAGGCCGCGGACGCCCGCCGCAGCCAGGTCCGCACCGTCGACCGCTCCGAGAAGATCCGCACGTACAACTTCCCGGAGAACCGCATCTCCGACCACCGCGTCGGCTTCAAGGCGTACAACCTGGACCAGGTCCTGGACGGCGACCTGGACGCGGTGATCCAGGCCTGCGTCGACGCCGACTCCGCGGCGAAGCTCGCCGCCGCGTAA
- a CDS encoding LCP family protein: protein MSAESMPDPAMNQPSAKGPGRGGKGRRRKPRSAGRKTLLATAWVAAGVVVLGGAGAGYVYFKLNGNLHSVDINQMLGGDRPKKVDNGSENILVLGSDTRAGGNRKLGGGADDGSARSDTAMIVHVYAGHKEASVVSIPRDTLVDRPECTDTKGTAHPAATDVMFNEAYSAGGAACAVKTVESLTGIRMDHYLEVDFAGFQRLIDDLGGVPVTTTRAIDDPQSHLDLRAGTHTLNGQQALGLVRTRHGVGDGSDLGRIQLQQAFVKALIGQVKNVGVFSDPKKLYDLADTATKSVTTDSDLGSVNSLIEFANGLKGVSTKHMTMVTMPVRYDPANPNRVLLEKSKARLVWDALRADRPIPRSATEGTATGQANGVVSS from the coding sequence GTGTCCGCCGAGAGCATGCCGGATCCCGCGATGAACCAGCCGAGCGCCAAGGGGCCCGGCCGAGGGGGCAAGGGGCGGCGCCGCAAGCCGCGCAGCGCCGGCCGCAAGACCCTGCTGGCGACGGCCTGGGTGGCCGCGGGCGTGGTGGTGCTCGGCGGTGCCGGAGCCGGTTACGTGTACTTCAAGCTCAACGGCAACCTGCACAGCGTGGACATCAACCAGATGCTCGGCGGCGACCGGCCCAAGAAGGTCGACAACGGCTCCGAGAACATCCTGGTCCTGGGCTCGGACACGCGCGCCGGCGGCAACAGGAAGCTCGGCGGCGGCGCGGACGACGGAAGCGCCCGCTCCGACACCGCGATGATCGTGCACGTCTACGCGGGCCACAAGGAGGCCAGCGTGGTCTCCATACCCCGGGACACCCTCGTGGACCGCCCCGAGTGCACCGACACCAAGGGCACCGCGCACCCGGCCGCGACCGACGTGATGTTCAACGAGGCGTACTCCGCCGGCGGCGCGGCCTGCGCGGTCAAGACCGTGGAGTCGCTCACCGGCATCCGCATGGACCACTACCTCGAGGTCGACTTCGCGGGCTTCCAGAGACTCATAGACGACCTCGGCGGCGTCCCGGTCACCACCACCCGGGCCATCGACGACCCGCAGAGCCACCTGGACCTCCGGGCCGGCACCCACACCCTGAACGGACAGCAGGCCCTCGGCCTGGTCCGCACCCGGCACGGCGTCGGCGACGGCTCCGACCTCGGCCGCATCCAGCTCCAGCAGGCCTTCGTCAAGGCGCTCATCGGCCAGGTCAAGAACGTCGGCGTGTTCAGCGACCCCAAGAAGCTGTACGACCTCGCCGACACCGCCACCAAGTCCGTCACCACCGACTCCGACCTCGGCTCGGTCAACTCCCTCATCGAGTTCGCCAACGGCCTCAAGGGCGTCAGCACCAAGCACATGACGATGGTCACCATGCCCGTCCGGTACGACCCGGCCAACCCCAACCGCGTGCTGCTGGAGAAGTCCAAGGCCCGGCTGGTCTGGGACGCCCTGCGCGCTGACCGTCCGATCCCGCGGTCGGCCACCGAGGGCACCGCGACGGGCCAGGCGAACGGCGTGGTGTCCTCCTGA
- a CDS encoding F0F1 ATP synthase subunit delta yields MNGASREALAAARERLDTLTDSTSVDAVTLADELAAVTALLDREAGLRRVVTDPAQSGEAKAELVQRLLGAQVSGTAADLVAGMARARWSQPRDLVDALEELADIADLTAAEKRGTLDEVEDELFRFGRIVSSSTELRAALTDRSADGRAKTELLHRLLGGRAKPATERLVVRLVTAPRGRSLEAGLESLSKLAAERRDRVVAVVTSAVPLSDTQKQRLGAALGKLYGRRMHLNLDVDPDVVGGMRVQVGDEVINGSLADRLDEAARRMAS; encoded by the coding sequence ATGAACGGAGCGAGCCGCGAGGCCCTGGCAGCCGCACGGGAGCGCCTTGACACGCTCACGGACTCCACGTCCGTGGACGCGGTCACGCTCGCCGACGAGCTGGCGGCCGTCACCGCGCTGCTCGACCGCGAGGCCGGCCTGCGCCGGGTTGTCACCGACCCGGCGCAGTCCGGAGAGGCCAAGGCGGAACTGGTCCAGCGCCTGCTCGGCGCCCAGGTCAGCGGTACCGCCGCCGACCTGGTGGCCGGCATGGCCCGCGCCCGCTGGTCGCAGCCCCGCGACCTGGTGGACGCACTGGAAGAGCTGGCGGACATCGCCGACCTCACCGCCGCGGAGAAGCGCGGCACCCTCGACGAGGTCGAGGACGAGCTGTTCCGGTTCGGCCGGATCGTCTCCTCCAGCACCGAGCTGCGCGCCGCCCTGACCGACCGCTCCGCGGACGGCCGGGCCAAGACCGAGCTGCTGCACCGGCTGCTCGGCGGACGGGCCAAGCCCGCCACCGAGCGACTGGTCGTGCGCCTCGTGACCGCGCCGCGTGGTCGTAGCCTGGAAGCGGGACTGGAGTCCCTGTCCAAGCTGGCCGCCGAGCGCCGGGACCGCGTGGTCGCCGTCGTCACCTCCGCGGTACCGCTGAGCGACACCCAGAAGCAGCGCCTCGGCGCCGCCCTAGGCAAGCTCTACGGCCGCCGCATGCACCTCAACCTGGACGTGGACCCCGACGTCGTCGGCGGAATGCGCGTGCAGGTCGGTGACGAGGTCATCAACGGTTCGCTCGCGGACCGCCTGGACGAGGCCGCCCGCCGCATGGCGAGCTAG
- a CDS encoding MraY family glycosyltransferase encodes MREYLLTLCITAAVTYLLTGPVRKFAIVAGAMPEIRARDVHREPTPRLGGIAMFFGLCAGLLAADHLSSLNWVFEKSNEPRALLSGAALIWLIGVLDDKFEIDALIKLGGQMIAAGVMVMQGLTILWLPIPGVGNVALTQWQGTLLTVALVVITINAVNFVDGLDGLAAGMVCIAAAAFFLYAYRVWVSYGIEAAAPATLFAAILMGMCLGFLPHNMHPARIFMGDSGSMLIGLVLAAGAISITGQVDPDVMNLFSGSERETVHQMVPVYIPLLMPLTIIAVPAADLVLAIVRRTWRGQSPFAADRGHLHHRLLEIGHSHSRAVLIMYFWSALIAFGALAYSVNSASMWIVLGVVFLSAVGLVLLLLPRFTPRVPVWAQRFVPPRYRRRAVTDAEAEASAAAAEDAADGAGEAPGSDERAPVTAGVAGVNGATAIGTHGRFLDRS; translated from the coding sequence GTGCGTGAATACCTGCTGACGCTCTGCATCACGGCCGCGGTGACGTACCTGCTGACCGGACCGGTACGGAAGTTCGCGATCGTGGCGGGGGCGATGCCGGAGATCCGGGCGCGGGACGTGCACCGGGAACCCACTCCGCGCCTCGGCGGGATCGCGATGTTCTTCGGACTGTGCGCGGGCCTGCTGGCGGCCGACCACCTGTCCAGCCTGAACTGGGTCTTCGAGAAGTCCAACGAGCCCCGGGCGCTGCTTTCCGGCGCCGCGCTGATCTGGCTGATCGGCGTCCTGGACGACAAGTTCGAGATCGACGCCCTGATCAAGCTCGGCGGCCAGATGATCGCCGCCGGCGTCATGGTCATGCAGGGTCTGACGATCCTGTGGCTGCCCATCCCCGGCGTCGGCAACGTGGCGCTGACCCAGTGGCAGGGCACGCTGCTGACCGTCGCGCTCGTGGTCATCACCATCAACGCGGTGAACTTCGTGGACGGCCTGGACGGTCTCGCGGCCGGCATGGTGTGCATCGCGGCGGCGGCGTTCTTCCTGTACGCCTACCGCGTCTGGGTCTCCTACGGCATCGAGGCCGCCGCCCCCGCCACGCTGTTCGCGGCCATCCTGATGGGCATGTGCCTGGGCTTCCTGCCGCACAACATGCATCCGGCGCGGATCTTCATGGGCGACTCGGGGTCGATGCTGATCGGCCTGGTGCTGGCGGCCGGCGCCATCTCGATCACGGGTCAGGTGGACCCGGACGTGATGAACCTGTTCTCCGGTTCGGAGCGCGAGACCGTCCACCAGATGGTGCCGGTCTACATCCCGCTGCTGATGCCGCTGACGATCATCGCCGTGCCCGCCGCCGACCTGGTGCTGGCGATCGTGCGCCGCACCTGGCGGGGCCAGTCGCCGTTCGCCGCGGACCGCGGGCACCTGCACCACCGGCTGCTGGAGATCGGCCACTCGCACAGCCGCGCGGTGCTGATCATGTACTTCTGGTCGGCGCTGATCGCCTTCGGGGCGCTGGCGTACTCGGTGAACTCCGCGTCGATGTGGATCGTGCTGGGTGTGGTGTTCCTCAGCGCGGTGGGCCTGGTGCTCCTGCTGCTGCCGCGCTTCACGCCGCGCGTGCCGGTGTGGGCGCAGCGCTTCGTGCCGCCCCGGTACCGCCGCCGCGCGGTCACCGACGCGGAAGCGGAGGCGTCCGCGGCGGCCGCGGAGGACGCCGCGGACGGGGCCGGCGAGGCACCGGGGAGCGACGAGCGGGCCCCGGTCACGGCCGGTGTGGCCGGCGTCAACGGAGCGACCGCTATCGGCACCCACGGGCGTTTTCTCGATCGTTCCTGA
- a CDS encoding F0F1 ATP synthase subunit B, producing the protein MSPLVQLAAEEAENPLLPPIPELVIGLIAFVIVFGFLAKKLLPNINKVLEERREAIEGGIEKAEAAQTEAQSVLEQYKAQLAEARHEAARLRQEAQEQGAALIAEMRAEGQRQREEIVAAGHAQIEADRKAAASALRQDVGKLATDLAGKLVGESLEDHARQSRVIDRFLDELEEKAEAAR; encoded by the coding sequence ATGAGCCCCCTGGTTCAGCTGGCGGCTGAGGAGGCCGAGAACCCCCTCCTTCCGCCGATCCCAGAGCTCGTCATCGGCCTGATCGCTTTCGTCATCGTCTTCGGCTTCCTCGCCAAGAAGCTCCTCCCGAACATCAACAAGGTTCTGGAAGAGCGCCGCGAGGCCATCGAGGGCGGTATCGAAAAGGCCGAGGCTGCGCAGACCGAGGCCCAGAGCGTCCTTGAGCAGTACAAGGCGCAGCTCGCCGAGGCTCGGCACGAGGCCGCGCGGCTGCGCCAGGAGGCGCAGGAGCAGGGTGCCGCCCTCATCGCCGAGATGCGGGCCGAGGGCCAGCGGCAGCGTGAGGAGATCGTCGCCGCCGGTCACGCCCAGATCGAGGCCGACCGCAAGGCCGCCGCGTCCGCGCTGCGCCAGGACGTCGGCAAGCTCGCCACCGACCTGGCCGGCAAGCTCGTCGGCGAGTCCCTGGAGGACCACGCCCGCCAGAGCCGTGTGATCGACCGCTTCCTCGACGAGCTTGAGGAGAAGGCCGAGGCCGCGCGATGA
- a CDS encoding protein-tyrosine-phosphatase — protein sequence MTAPEAGRGIGIGESVAEQTTTFGFPRDTFRILHVSTGNVCRSPITERLTRHFVAERLGVLGGGLIVESAGTWGHEGAPMEANAETVLAEFGADASGFTGRELLDEHVICADLVLTATRDHRAQVISMGHSAGLRTFTLKEFTRLVRAIDPATLPPLEDGLVMRARALVRAAAALRGWLLAPTAEADEVYDPYGAPLTFFRSIGDEIRDALDPVVTALTGVPAHM from the coding sequence TTGACGGCCCCTGAAGCGGGGCGTGGCATAGGCATCGGGGAGAGCGTCGCGGAGCAGACGACCACCTTCGGTTTTCCGCGTGACACCTTCCGCATCCTCCACGTCAGCACCGGCAACGTGTGCCGCTCGCCCATCACCGAGCGGCTGACCCGGCATTTCGTCGCCGAGCGGCTCGGCGTACTCGGCGGCGGGCTGATCGTGGAGAGCGCGGGCACCTGGGGCCACGAGGGCGCGCCCATGGAGGCCAACGCGGAGACCGTGCTGGCCGAGTTCGGCGCGGACGCCTCCGGCTTCACCGGGCGGGAGCTGCTGGACGAGCACGTCATCTGCGCCGACCTGGTGCTGACCGCGACCCGCGACCACCGCGCCCAGGTGATCTCGATGGGGCACTCCGCGGGCCTGCGCACGTTCACCCTCAAGGAGTTCACCCGGCTGGTCCGGGCGATCGACCCGGCGACGCTGCCGCCCCTGGAGGACGGCCTCGTCATGCGCGCCCGCGCCCTGGTCCGCGCGGCGGCCGCCCTGCGCGGCTGGCTGCTGGCGCCCACCGCGGAGGCGGACGAGGTCTACGACCCCTACGGCGCGCCCCTGACGTTCTTCCGCTCCATCGGGGACGAGATACGGGACGCGCTGGACCCGGTGGTGACCGCGCTGACGGGCGTGCCCGCGCACATGTAG
- the atpB gene encoding F0F1 ATP synthase subunit A, which produces MKEPAVSADPSQTLAFDTSCHLFDGCGFPAPGLHSFLFKPLFGDADSNLYFNKTMLLALLGSIIIVGFFWAAFAKPKIVPGKLQLVAEAGYDFVRRGVVFETIGKKEGEKYVPLVVSLFFFVWMMNLWSIIPVAQFPVTAIIAYPAGLALVVYILWVSLTFKRHGFVGAFKNFTGYDKTLGPVLPLSMTIEFFSNLLVRPFTHAVRLFANMFAGHTLLLLFTIASWYMLNGIGIAYSAVSFVMVIVMTAFELFIQAVQAYVFVLLTCSYIQGALAEHH; this is translated from the coding sequence ATGAAGGAGCCCGCGGTGAGTGCTGATCCGTCGCAGACGCTCGCTTTCGACACGAGCTGTCACCTGTTCGACGGGTGCGGCTTCCCGGCTCCGGGCCTGCACTCGTTCCTGTTCAAGCCGCTCTTCGGCGACGCGGACAGCAACTTGTACTTCAACAAGACGATGCTGCTGGCGCTCCTCGGTTCCATCATCATCGTGGGCTTCTTCTGGGCCGCCTTCGCCAAGCCGAAGATCGTCCCGGGCAAGCTCCAGCTGGTGGCCGAAGCCGGTTACGACTTCGTGCGCCGCGGCGTCGTCTTCGAGACGATCGGCAAGAAGGAGGGCGAGAAGTACGTCCCCCTGGTCGTCTCGCTGTTCTTCTTCGTCTGGATGATGAACCTCTGGTCGATCATCCCGGTCGCCCAGTTCCCGGTGACGGCGATCATCGCCTACCCCGCGGGGCTGGCCCTGGTCGTCTACATCCTCTGGGTCTCGCTGACGTTCAAGCGACACGGCTTCGTCGGCGCGTTCAAGAACTTCACCGGCTACGACAAGACGCTCGGCCCGGTCCTCCCGCTGTCGATGACCATCGAGTTCTTCTCGAACCTGCTCGTGCGGCCGTTCACCCACGCCGTCCGACTGTTCGCGAACATGTTCGCCGGCCACACCCTGCTGCTGCTCTTCACGATCGCCAGCTGGTACATGCTCAACGGCATCGGCATCGCCTACTCCGCCGTCTCGTTCGTGATGGTCATCGTCATGACGGCCTTCGAGCTCTTCATCCAGGCTGTCCAGGCGTACGTCTTCGTACTGCTGACCTGCAGCTACATCCAGGGCGCGCTCGCCGAGCACCACTGA